A stretch of DNA from Tubulanus polymorphus chromosome 6, tnTubPoly1.2, whole genome shotgun sequence:
actaaatcatCCTAAAGTAAGGGAATATTCTCCCAACTGAACtcaatttaaattgttttgagCCATCATTGACCTCGAACgatgaattcaatgtaattttaaaacactgaaaaataaccaaaatatagcggtaaatttccgtcaataagattttattaatcatggtatttaattgaattttaacTGAATTCGGCGAAGTTCAAACACCCTTCAACCTAGCAAAACAGCTATATCAGTGCGATTATACATTCCTCTGTTAGGAAGAAAATTTTGGTCAAGGCCATTTTCATGTATAGTCAATTAGCGCACTGTCCTTTAAAACCAAGCAACATGCGATGCTCACAGTGTGCAgactatttttgatcagcgTGCTCAGTGACGTCACACAGAGCTCCTAAACTGTAATGATCCAAAAATGGACTAAACTCAATGTATCGGTACAAATCCGAACATGTACACGGCCGGTATTTTACATTTGATACCAACAACCCGTTCATGCAACGCACAGACCGCACCAACCCGTGAAGTTTCACCGTTAGTTTCTTATAGTATACATTTGCTCGGACGAAACTTATTTAGTTAACATTCTAACCGTGTGAATCCCTAGTTTTCGGAATTCCAACATTTTAGGAATTGTGCGCATAAACGCTGCTTTCCAAATGAAATTTGGAATTTAAAGATAATTGTCGTTTTCTAATACATCAATTTGAAACTGTCATAGGTTATCACTATAATTGCTATAACACAATTATCCTTCatgattaaaagcataaatacAGTATCGGGAAAGGAAACTAACTccatcctttatatttcaattcatattttgacaCAGAATAGCGAACAGTAGGACCTTCTCAagacgaaataaaaaactcTCTGTCCCCACATCTTCAAAATACTGTTTATTTATGGTCATCCAATTAGCCAGTACTTCAAATACTGTAAAAACAACCGACTGGGGTTGGGCCAGTAATCGCAAGCAAAGGTCATGCAGTGAACCGACctaggctacaatattgtagcctcggtcagtgttTACAAAAAAAGTTATGCAGTGAACCGACttaggttacaatattgtagcctcggtcagcGCTAACAGCTGAATCACACGTTCTACGCAAACCGCACTGCTAggtaacaaattatctatcatTGCTTTGACCGAAGCATAaccgtttttcttttttcagctttacaattgattccatgaatttaataattccattttcgaataataatgtgtttattttacttccgggttttattttaagttttgaaattgtatttcaagatcgatttctgggAAATCCTTAGTTCAATTTGGTTGAAAagtatcaaatccaattcagttttactttattgaacaaataaaagatcaaatccaattcaattttgtttcattGAGCACATTTCTGAAAATTTGATTCCATTCTgctttcaaatcaataagacagAGGGAAACGATTCATCTGAGTTATTTGTTCGTGCCAGCCCTCGTCTGTGCTACTGAAAACAAGAATGTACTTTGTAAATGATAGGTATTGACTCTTGAGCTTGGCTTTTTTTTGACAAATGTAAACCCACCGAATACTACATTTGCAATTTCAAGCAAACCTGACAGGCTGGCTTTAGTGCCCCTTGTGGCTCTTGTTCTATCGAGTtgaacttttttttttttgatgattttacaATCTCACCTGTGATGAAAAGACGAGGTATCTTTTTTGCCTCCGATGATTCTCCTATCATAAATCTAAAATTTAAAGATGCCTGAACAATATTAACTGATTCTGTTAGGGCAGTGGACGATGAAAATGAGTACCTAGTTATGATTATATTATGGCATAGTGAAGCACTCATTGAACTTTAATTGTGAATTCCTGATGTCGATTACATAGGATAATGATTTCGTGTTTTATTTCTAGTTTGGAGCATGAAGAGAAGACTGTTGCTGTAACTTGTCATATGTATGAGCCCAGTGGAAGAACTAACAATGGTCTCAATGTCACAGCTACCAGAGACGATGAGAAACCAGCAAGTAAAGAAAATGACGAGAATATAGGTCGAGATGTGGAAAAGAAGATTGAAGATGTTAAAGATGATTCGAACAAACTGAGTATCATAGATGGGTCATTCATAAAAGTTTTAAGTAAAGATGAAATAACAGAGTTAGAGTGGCCAGTGGAAATGATACAACATACAATTGTTGAACCAAAAGTTTCGTACAGTTGTAATCCCCTCTATTTCGATTTCACACAGTTGAGTAAAAAGGAAAAACCAGTTGTAACTGAAACGATGATGACGAAAGATTCTGTCATTTTTGATGGCGACAATGATGGTGATGGATTGTACCCTGGAGAGTTGTCACCCAGTAAAAATGCAAGCATTGCATTTGTTCCACGTCAGCTGGCAACCAAGCaaaaaaaagaagatgaaactcAAAGTAAAGATGAAGAGGAGGCTGATGATGAAAAGGAAATGGAAGAAGTTGATGACGGGAAATATCGACAcatgaagaaaaagaaaaaacgaaaACATAAGCATAAATCTAAGGATGCTTCTACCGTTGTAGAGGAAGAAACatgtgaaaaatcaatttcaaagaaaaaacataaacatcgaaaaaaaCGGAAGAAATCTAAGCGTGCTGAAGAGAACAAGTCAACGGTACATGTCAATGAAGAAGCCTGTCATAACAAAAAGGATAATAAGATGGAAAAAGGAGAAGAAATGAAAGAAGAGGAGGTGGCGGTGAGCGAaatcgaaaagaaaaagaagcaTAAACATAAGAAGAAAAATAAgaagaaagagaaaaaaaaagaattagttaatgtcCTATTAGAAGATGAAGCAATGGTGCCACCTGTCAGTAATAAACAAACAACAGTTGAGACTATGATGGTAAATGCACCCTCTGGTACAGACTCAGAGGAAAAGCATAAACATAAACACCGTCACAAAAAACGTAAGAAACATAAGAAAGAAAAGCAAGAGAATGAGCCTGAAAAGAAATTGGAATTTAAGCAAGATGGTATTATGATCAGTGGTGAGGGTAAAGTGAGTGGAAAACGCAAACACGAGGAAAAGTCAGGCTCTCTAAAAGGGGGCCACAAGCGCATAAAAATTGAAGATGGCCAGCGTAATAAGCAAGGCTGTGAAAGTGAAAACACCACTGCCGAAAAGCcaacaaaaatcaatgaaaagaaaatggtCACCACAAAAGTGAACCAGAAATTGGGTATAAAAGATACAGCTGTGTCAAAGTGGGATACAAGTGATAGTGAAGTGGAAATCCCAACCCTGTTGAAAGATGAACCTGATAGCAACAaagaaaacaaatacaatcatAAACCACGAGATAGTAGCAGCGATGAAGATAGTGATGATTATGAAAGCAGGCATCGGAGACGGAGCAGGTGTAATTCATATTCAAGTGAAAGTGATCACGGAGGGCGACGTAAACATGCAAGCAAGCGTCGATCATACAGTAGTGACAGCGATGATTACAAGTCTCTATCACGGTCATACACGCGATCTAGATCATCGAGCCGCTCTCGGTCACGTAGTTACCACCGACGACACCGTAGTTATAGTAGTTACACGGAAAGCGATGATTACGACCATCGTCGACGATCAGGATCGAGTAGGCGGCATCGACGGCGATCATCATCTTGCAGTCGATCGTATTCCAGTGACTACCGACGTAATCGCTCATACTCTCGAAGTAGATCACGGTATTCGAGTTACTCACGGTCACGTAGTCGCTCACGCTCATACTCGCGTTCATATTCGCGGAGTAGGTCAAGAAGTCGTAACAACCGGCGCcgatatgaaatgaaaaacagtcCAGCGAAAGAGTTCAGTTCAGTGCTACCGAAGAAAGAACCTAAACCACATCGTGAACAGAAGAATGTGGAAGCAAAAACCTTTGAACCAAAAGAACTCGTTATGCCGTTAAACATCAACAAAGATGAGGTCAATGAAAGAGCTCAAGAACTACTGAAGAAAAttaaagagaagaaacaatcGTTGAAGGATGCGGATCATGATCCAAATGACTCTGTACCAGTTGGACTGAAATCTGCCGGCCTTATTCCCAAAAACTGTATTTCTGGGTTGTTAGGTCCTTCTCCagccatgttagaaaaagttCCTGTTCTGCCAGTGATTGGAAAATTGCCAAATTCAAAAAAGCGTAAAAATTCTGATGACGATGAAAAGGATGGGAATGATAAATCATTAGTTGCAACATGCAGCCCAAATCCAGGAAATATTCCACTTCcgaataataatgattcagTTGATTtgtctgatattcaaatgcCGAAATCGAAACCCCCACAGAAAAAAGCAAAGAATAGTGTTAAATCAGAGTTTGAGAATAAGGTCCCTTTATGTCGTGGACCTCGTTCAGAAATGGACTCGATACCTCTCCCACCTGCATCGCAAATGAAACCAGATACAGATCAACGCGTTGTGCATCCAGTGACAGCAATTCATCCCCTTCCACCTCGTAATGTAGGTCCAAATCTTATGAGAGGACCTGGTCCTGCTCCTGGTCCAATGAGAGGCCCTCCTCCTGGTCTCATGAGACATCCGTGTCCTCGCGGTCTTCTTGGACCGGGTATGATGCGACCTGGTATGCCTCCTCGTGGCCCACCAGGTCCCAGAGGACTACCGCCACATATGGGTTCACGTGTTCCAATCAACCGAGTACCAGGACTGAGAGGACCTCCACCTCCAAGTTTAGGAGCAAATAATAGTCCATCATCAGGGTCAGCATCACCGCAACCTCAACAGGGTAACAATGCTCAGGAACAACAACCACCACATATCCCTCAGCCTCACCCTAATGCTCCTCTACAGATGAATAACAGACCATCTCCTCATCATCCACCTCGTGTCATATCTGCTTCAGGTCCTCGCACCACCTACATTGGCCCTCAGGTTCCCCCTGGTATGGCGCAAAGTCTTGGCTTAGATATAagtcaaaaattcaaaaaacctAACAATCTAAACAGTACCGATATGACTCACAGTGAACCTCCCCTTCCCTTGAAAGAAAGTGATAAAGAACCTCCTTTACCTCCATCGTCACCTCCAAAACCTAAAGAACCTGAAATCACACCAATGGAGCCACCTGTACTCAGCGCTGAACAGCAAGAGCGATATAAAGAATTGGCACAACAGGCCCAGCAACATGCAGCATTACAGCAACAACGTGAAGCTGGAGTTACACCGACCTCAGAAAGCGAGAACGAAGCACCTGGCTCATCTACCACACCTGTGGCAGTTATTGCTTCACCAAGTCTCTCCTTGCCCCAGCCTGTTGTTATGTCACCACCTGTCACATTGCAACACATGCAACAGATACAGCATATACAACAGATCCAACACATGCAGCAGATGCATCAAATGCAACAGATGCAACAAATGGCTGCTGCAGGAATGATACCGCAACAGATACCAGCTGGAATGATACCACAGCCAGGCTTGCCAGTCAGTATGATgttagcagcagcagctaatCAGCATCACCCTCAAGTTGCATTGAGTCAGGGTATCCCAATACAGGCTGGTTCTCCTCTTATTGCAGCTACTAATCCATTAGGTGTAGCGGTGTCCGCTGCTAGTGGTGGTGTACCATTACCAATACCTATACCAGCTGGTGCATTGCACCATCCTTCGTTTGGTCATTTGCCCACACCGATACAGATTCCAGCTGGCATGACTGGTTTACCAGGGGCAGTCCATGGTGGCTTTCATCATATGCATCCACCAGGTTTATTCAGTTTACAGGCAGCGCAAGCAGCTGCAGCTGCACAACATGCAGCTGCTTCATCTGGTACGCTACCGCATGGTGTCATACCACATCCATTACTAGCAACTGCAGGGCATCAAACTGGTGGCCCAATGATTTTGGGATCTCCCATGTTATTAGCTAGGATACCTCGTCCACAGTTATAGGAATGCTGAACCATTACTCACCTTTATGCCATAATTTATACAAGACATTTGTCCGGATAAAATTGCTTTACTAAAATTCGTATGAGGACTCGCCCTTGGTGGACCTATGTTACAGCTTTATCCTTTTTTATTAGTACAACATTTCTTTGCTATGTTCAGTATTTTTTGGTATAATTATCAAGAAGTCTTTTTTTtcgtaaaatgataaatatttaaacttttttttttcatgtccaTTTTTACTACATAAATTTTATCTTCacgaataaaatgaaatgtaggtGTTAATATCTTTTCGCCACGTATTCA
This window harbors:
- the LOC141906667 gene encoding uncharacterized protein LOC141906667 isoform X2; this translates as MKQGYEVIKTDESIDTSSQDDVISISAIDDLDDLKDPIVDSEEERCNSDMKSQSLEHEEKTVAVTCHMYEPSGRTNNGLNVTATRDDEKPASKENDENIGRDVEKKIEDVKDDSNKLSIIDGSFIKVLSKDEITELEWPVEMIQHTIVEPKVSYSCNPLYFDFTQLSKKEKPVVTETMMTKDSVIFDGDNDGDGLYPGELSPSKNASIAFVPRQLATKQKKEDETQSKDEEEADDEKEMEEVDDGKYRHMKKKKKRKHKHKSKDASTVVEEETCEKSISKKKHKHRKKRKKSKRAEENKSTVHVNEEACHNKKDNKMEKGEEMKEEEVAVSEIEKKKKHKHKKKNKKKEKKKELVNVLLEDEAMVPPVSNKQTTVETMMVNAPSGTDSEEKHKHKHRHKKRKKHKKEKQENEPEKKLEFKQDGIMISGEGKVSGKRKHEEKSGSLKGGHKRIKIEDGQRNKQGCESENTTAEKPTKINEKKMVTTKVNQKLGIKDTAVSKWDTSDSEVEIPTLLKDEPDSNKENKYNHKPRDSSSDEDSDDYESRHRRRSRCNSYSSESDHGGRRKHASKRRSYSSDSDDYKSLSRSYTRSRSSSRSRSRSYHRRHRSYSSYTESDDYDHRRRSGSSRRHRRRSSSCSRSYSSDYRRNRSYSRSRSRYSSYSRSRSRSRSYSRSYSRSRSRSRNNRRRYEMKNSPAKEFSSVLPKKEPKPHREQKNVEAKTFEPKELVMPLNINKDEVNERAQELLKKIKEKKQSLKDADHDPNDSVPVGLKSAGLIPKNCISGLLGPSPAMLEKVPVLPVIGKLPNSKKRKNSDDDEKDGNDKSLVATCSPNPGNIPLPNNNDSVDLSDIQMPKSKPPQKKAKNSVKSEFENKVPLCRGPRSEMDSIPLPPASQMKPDTDQRVVHPVTAIHPLPPRNVGPNLMRGPGPAPGPMRGPPPGLMRHPCPRGLLGPGMMRPGMPPRGPPGPRGLPPHMGSRVPINRVPGLRGPPPPSLGANNSPSSGSASPQPQQGNNAQEQQPPHIPQPHPNAPLQMNNRPSPHHPPRVISASGPRTTYIGPQVPPGMAQSLGLDISQKFKKPNNLNSTDMTHSEPPLPLKESDKEPPLPPSSPPKPKEPEITPMEPPVLSAEQQERYKELAQQAQQHAALQQQREAGVTPTSESENEAPGSSTTPVAVIASPSLSLPQPVVMSPPVTLQHMQQIQHIQQIQHMQQMHQMQQMQQMAAAGMIPQQIPAGMIPQPGLPVSMMLAAAANQHHPQVALSQGIPIQAGSPLIAATNPLGVAVSAASGGVPLPIPIPAGALHHPSFGHLPTPIQIPAGMTGLPGAVHGGFHHMHPPGLFSLQAAQAAAAAQHAAASSGTLPHGVIPHPLLATAGHQTGGPMILGSPMLLARIPRPQL
- the LOC141906667 gene encoding uncharacterized protein LOC141906667 isoform X1, coding for MKTRSSNQAGKTASPAEKSTGSSQQSTETGGENGDLTPSTEVDEVNEALSTSSDQIATPCISADKSLVTSPYLKETQAPFIAEDDGQKNTEQEMKQGYEVIKTDESIDTSSQDDVISISAIDDLDDLKDPIVDSEEERCNSDMKSQSLEHEEKTVAVTCHMYEPSGRTNNGLNVTATRDDEKPASKENDENIGRDVEKKIEDVKDDSNKLSIIDGSFIKVLSKDEITELEWPVEMIQHTIVEPKVSYSCNPLYFDFTQLSKKEKPVVTETMMTKDSVIFDGDNDGDGLYPGELSPSKNASIAFVPRQLATKQKKEDETQSKDEEEADDEKEMEEVDDGKYRHMKKKKKRKHKHKSKDASTVVEEETCEKSISKKKHKHRKKRKKSKRAEENKSTVHVNEEACHNKKDNKMEKGEEMKEEEVAVSEIEKKKKHKHKKKNKKKEKKKELVNVLLEDEAMVPPVSNKQTTVETMMVNAPSGTDSEEKHKHKHRHKKRKKHKKEKQENEPEKKLEFKQDGIMISGEGKVSGKRKHEEKSGSLKGGHKRIKIEDGQRNKQGCESENTTAEKPTKINEKKMVTTKVNQKLGIKDTAVSKWDTSDSEVEIPTLLKDEPDSNKENKYNHKPRDSSSDEDSDDYESRHRRRSRCNSYSSESDHGGRRKHASKRRSYSSDSDDYKSLSRSYTRSRSSSRSRSRSYHRRHRSYSSYTESDDYDHRRRSGSSRRHRRRSSSCSRSYSSDYRRNRSYSRSRSRYSSYSRSRSRSRSYSRSYSRSRSRSRNNRRRYEMKNSPAKEFSSVLPKKEPKPHREQKNVEAKTFEPKELVMPLNINKDEVNERAQELLKKIKEKKQSLKDADHDPNDSVPVGLKSAGLIPKNCISGLLGPSPAMLEKVPVLPVIGKLPNSKKRKNSDDDEKDGNDKSLVATCSPNPGNIPLPNNNDSVDLSDIQMPKSKPPQKKAKNSVKSEFENKVPLCRGPRSEMDSIPLPPASQMKPDTDQRVVHPVTAIHPLPPRNVGPNLMRGPGPAPGPMRGPPPGLMRHPCPRGLLGPGMMRPGMPPRGPPGPRGLPPHMGSRVPINRVPGLRGPPPPSLGANNSPSSGSASPQPQQGNNAQEQQPPHIPQPHPNAPLQMNNRPSPHHPPRVISASGPRTTYIGPQVPPGMAQSLGLDISQKFKKPNNLNSTDMTHSEPPLPLKESDKEPPLPPSSPPKPKEPEITPMEPPVLSAEQQERYKELAQQAQQHAALQQQREAGVTPTSESENEAPGSSTTPVAVIASPSLSLPQPVVMSPPVTLQHMQQIQHIQQIQHMQQMHQMQQMQQMAAAGMIPQQIPAGMIPQPGLPVSMMLAAAANQHHPQVALSQGIPIQAGSPLIAATNPLGVAVSAASGGVPLPIPIPAGALHHPSFGHLPTPIQIPAGMTGLPGAVHGGFHHMHPPGLFSLQAAQAAAAAQHAAASSGTLPHGVIPHPLLATAGHQTGGPMILGSPMLLARIPRPQL